The proteins below come from a single Serratia fonticola genomic window:
- the mlaD gene encoding outer membrane lipid asymmetry maintenance protein MlaD, which yields MQTKKSEIWVGAFMLIALCAIIFLCLQVANIKSIGNEPTYRIYATFDNIGGLKARSPVKIGGVMIGRVAAISLDPKTYTPRVALDIQQQYNQIPDTSSLAIRTSGLLGEQYLALNVGFEDPEMGTTILKDGGTIQDTKSAMVLEDLIGQFLYKSGGQDSPNSPDGTAAAPAPDAAAHSATTH from the coding sequence ATGCAAACGAAGAAGAGTGAAATCTGGGTTGGGGCATTTATGCTGATTGCGCTGTGCGCCATCATCTTCCTCTGCCTCCAGGTGGCCAATATTAAATCGATCGGTAATGAACCGACTTACCGTATCTACGCCACCTTCGATAATATCGGTGGTTTGAAAGCGCGTTCACCAGTGAAGATTGGTGGGGTGATGATTGGCCGGGTTGCGGCTATCTCGCTCGACCCGAAGACCTACACACCACGCGTGGCGCTGGATATCCAGCAACAATACAACCAGATCCCGGACACCAGCTCGCTGGCGATCCGCACCTCTGGCCTGCTGGGTGAACAGTATCTGGCGCTGAACGTCGGTTTTGAAGATCCCGAGATGGGCACGACTATCCTTAAGGATGGTGGGACCATTCAGGACACCAAATCAGCCATGGTGCTGGAAGACTTGATCGGCCAGTTCCTCTACAAGAGCGGTGGTCAGGATAGCCCGAATTCACCGGATGGCACCGCTGCAGCTCCGGCACCGGATGCCGCTGCGCATTCCGCTACAACTCACTAA